Proteins encoded by one window of Conger conger chromosome 1, fConCon1.1, whole genome shotgun sequence:
- the si:dkey-190l8.2 gene encoding si:dkey-190l8.2 isoform X1 codes for MGPLQRSVFWKLCVLYFLTAFMFFADVFTVNMMSCVQPHERVDHNFTPNCTDSIFAEENDYTLKNVTESVNSSGYGEVELLVYAQTLYMTGLLLGCPVGGAFADRYGKQRLLVVSAALQAVTALCSAFSPYTGFHLAARCAAGFMCCGIISSSFSLGVEWSMPRYRTWPPALLSFSFSLGMMGLAGAAYLCSTVKQLYLSMAVPQLLCLPLYLTIPESPKWLFLKGKMEVVEQYQARSQQDRRNLEQLLGILGKEAQKPSETDIIQKRHGDLVHFKSPTILLRLFVTSYIGLASALTYYGICFNVGSFGVDVYLAQFFSGLSETPSLLMPFLLGCWGRRPFSMMSLFLSGSACLVSLLISRFSNVPALVMGFALMGKLCVQITTCVTILYTIELFPTVIRQKCVGAVSLWYRLGCVANAVVDFRGGIPLVAMLCYGSAPILGAGLCLLLPETSGKPLPDTVQDCEAQGRRLSAAPRWGEGGNAGPTPQKPFCVSHAAEVPCVPCIFKL; via the exons ATGGGTCCGCTACAGAGGAGCGTGTTCTGGAAACTCTGTGTCCTGTACTTTTTAACGGCATTTATGTTTTTCGCGGATGTGTTTACTGTAAATATGATGTCATGTGTTCAACCGCATGAGAGAGTTGATCACAACTTCACTCCGAATTGCACCGATTCCATATTCGCGGAAGAAAATGATTACACTTTGAAGAATGTTACAGAAAGCGTCAAT AGTTCAGGATATGGGGAAGTAGAGCTCTTGGTGTACGCGCAGACCCTGTACATGACTGGCCTCCTTCTGGGCTGTCCAGTGGGCGGGGCTTTCGCTGACAG ATATGGGAAACAGCGCCTCCTGGTGGTCAGTGCTGCATTGCAGGCGGTCACGGCCCTGTGCTCGGCCTTCTCCCCGTACACGGGCTTCCACCTGGCGGCTCGCTGTGCGGCGGGATTCATGTGCTGTGGGATCATCAGCAGCAGCTTCAGTTTGG gtgtgGAGTGGAGCATGCCCAGGTACCGCACCTGGCCCCCAGCACTGCTGTCCTTCTCCTTCAGCCTGGGCATGATGGGCCTGGCAGGGGCAGCATACCTGTGCTCCACCGTGAAGCAGCTCTACCTGAGCATGGCTGTCCCTCAGCttctgtgtctgcccctctACCT TACCATCCCAGAGTCACCCAAATGGCTGTTTCTGAAAGGAAAGATGGAGGTTGTGGAGCAATATCAGGCCAGGAGCCAGCAGGACAGGAGGAATCTGGAGCAG CTCCTCGGCATCCTGGGAAAGGAGGCTCAGAAGCCCAGTGAAACAGACATCATACAAAAAAGACACGGTGACCTGGTACACTTCAAATCCCCCACCATCCTACTGAGGCTGTTTGTTACAAGTTATATTGG CTTGGCCTCAGCCCTAACGTACTACGGGATCTGCTTTAACGTGGGGAGCTTCGGGGTGGACGTGTACCTAGCGCAGTTCTTCTCCGGCCTATCAGAGACGCCCTCTCTCCTGATGCCCTTCCTGCTGGGCTGCTGGGGCCGACGCCCCTTTTCCATGATGTCACTCTTCCTCAGCGGCTCTGCCTGCCTGGTCTCCCTCCTCATCTCCAGGTTCAGCA ATGTCCCTGCTCTTGTGATGGGATTCGCTCTGATGGGGAAACTGTGTGTGCAGATCACCACGTGTGTGACAATACTCTACACAATAGAGCTCTTCCCAACAGTCATACG GCAGAAGTGTGTGGGCGCGGTGTCCCTGTGGTACCGGCTGGGCTGCGTTGCGAACGCCGTGGTGGATTTTCGAGGAGGGATCCCCCTGGTGGCCATGCTGTGTTACGGCAGCGCGCCCATCctgggggcggggctctgcCTGCTGCTGCCCGAGACCAGCGGCAAGCCCCTCCCTGACACCGTGCAGGACTGCGAGGCCCAGGGCCGGcgcctctctgctgccccccgcTGGGGAGAGGGCGGCAACGCGGGTCCCACTCCACAGAAGCCTTTCTGTGTTAGTCATGCAGCTGAGGTTCCTTGCGTCCCCTGTATATTCAAGCTGTAA
- the si:dkey-190l8.2 gene encoding si:dkey-190l8.2 isoform X2 — protein MGPLQRSVFWKLCVLYFLTAFMFFADVFTVNMMSCVQPHERVDHNFTPNCTDSIFAEENDYTLKNVTESVNSSGYGEVELLVYAQTLYMTGLLLGCPVGGAFADREDMGNSASWWSVLHCRRSRPCARPSPRTRASTWRLAVRRDSCAVGSSAAASVWLLGILGKEAQKPSETDIIQKRHGDLVHFKSPTILLRLFVTSYIGLASALTYYGICFNVGSFGVDVYLAQFFSGLSETPSLLMPFLLGCWGRRPFSMMSLFLSGSACLVSLLISRFSNVPALVMGFALMGKLCVQITTCVTILYTIELFPTVIRQKCVGAVSLWYRLGCVANAVVDFRGGIPLVAMLCYGSAPILGAGLCLLLPETSGKPLPDTVQDCEAQGRRLSAAPRWGEGGNAGPTPQKPFCVSHAAEVPCVPCIFKL, from the exons ATGGGTCCGCTACAGAGGAGCGTGTTCTGGAAACTCTGTGTCCTGTACTTTTTAACGGCATTTATGTTTTTCGCGGATGTGTTTACTGTAAATATGATGTCATGTGTTCAACCGCATGAGAGAGTTGATCACAACTTCACTCCGAATTGCACCGATTCCATATTCGCGGAAGAAAATGATTACACTTTGAAGAATGTTACAGAAAGCGTCAAT AGTTCAGGATATGGGGAAGTAGAGCTCTTGGTGTACGCGCAGACCCTGTACATGACTGGCCTCCTTCTGGGCTGTCCAGTGGGCGGGGCTTTCGCTGACAG GGAAGATATGGGAAACAGCGCCTCCTGGTGGTCAGTGCTGCATTGCAGGCGGTCACGGCCCTGTGCTCGGCCTTCTCCCCGTACACGGGCTTCCACCTGGCGGCTCGCTGTGCGGCGGGATTCATGTGCTGTGGGATCATCAGCAGCAGCTTCAGTTTGG CTCCTCGGCATCCTGGGAAAGGAGGCTCAGAAGCCCAGTGAAACAGACATCATACAAAAAAGACACGGTGACCTGGTACACTTCAAATCCCCCACCATCCTACTGAGGCTGTTTGTTACAAGTTATATTGG CTTGGCCTCAGCCCTAACGTACTACGGGATCTGCTTTAACGTGGGGAGCTTCGGGGTGGACGTGTACCTAGCGCAGTTCTTCTCCGGCCTATCAGAGACGCCCTCTCTCCTGATGCCCTTCCTGCTGGGCTGCTGGGGCCGACGCCCCTTTTCCATGATGTCACTCTTCCTCAGCGGCTCTGCCTGCCTGGTCTCCCTCCTCATCTCCAGGTTCAGCA ATGTCCCTGCTCTTGTGATGGGATTCGCTCTGATGGGGAAACTGTGTGTGCAGATCACCACGTGTGTGACAATACTCTACACAATAGAGCTCTTCCCAACAGTCATACG GCAGAAGTGTGTGGGCGCGGTGTCCCTGTGGTACCGGCTGGGCTGCGTTGCGAACGCCGTGGTGGATTTTCGAGGAGGGATCCCCCTGGTGGCCATGCTGTGTTACGGCAGCGCGCCCATCctgggggcggggctctgcCTGCTGCTGCCCGAGACCAGCGGCAAGCCCCTCCCTGACACCGTGCAGGACTGCGAGGCCCAGGGCCGGcgcctctctgctgccccccgcTGGGGAGAGGGCGGCAACGCGGGTCCCACTCCACAGAAGCCTTTCTGTGTTAGTCATGCAGCTGAGGTTCCTTGCGTCCCCTGTATATTCAAGCTGTAA
- the sh3yl1 gene encoding SH3 domain-containing YSC84-like protein 1 isoform X1 gives MSNPIPSNLPSEMRKAAKILRDFTQISNRNGPDKLIPAHVIAKAEGLAIISVIKAGFMITARGGSGIVIARLPDGRWSAPSAMGIAGLGGGFEIGVEVSDLIVILNYRRAIEAFAKGGNLTLGGNCTVAVGPMGRNIEADVALRSTAAVFTYCRSRGLFAGVSLEGSCLIERRETNRKFYSQDIRPLAILSGEVEPPPAAQELYSILDDYTEKYTTEWQSKNLRQSTKSVRPPRPRPPSQRPAPTPSPALNNTYSPAPSSTYSPAPSSTYIPTPIVGPAPTQWAEDVKPSLYPSVSAFQTESAAPSRGAGGPPVVVTAMHAFAGQQPGDLSFSVGDKITVTTKTESQYDWWEGQLHGRVGIFPANFVSFS, from the exons A TGAGTAACCCCATACCGTCAAACCTGCCCTCTGAGATGAGGAAGGCCGCAAAAATCCTGCGGGATTTCACCCAGATTTCCAACCGCAACGGACCGGACAAGCTCATCCCAG CCCATGTGATCGCCAAGGCGGAGGGTTTGGCCATTATTTCGGTCATCAAGGCGGGGTTCATGATCACGGCTCGAGGGGGCAGCGGCATCGTCATCGCACGACTACCTGATgggc gatgGTCTGCTCCTTCAGCTATGGGCATCGCAGGTCTTGGTGGCGGGTTCGAGATCGGAGTTGAG GTGTCAGATCTGATCGTCATCCTGAACTACAGGCGTGCCATCGAAGCCTTCGCCAAGGGGGGAAACCTGACGCTGGGGGGgaactgcactgtggctgtggggccTATGGGCCG gaacATCGAGGCAGACGTGGCTTTGCGCAGCACGGCTGCCGTGTTTACGTACTGTCGATCTCGCGGGCTGTTCGCCGGCGTCTCTCTGGAAGGATCCTGTCTCATCGAGCGCCgggaaacaaacaggaa GTTTTACTCCCAGGATATCCGGCCGCTGGCCATCCTGAGTGGGGAGGTGGAGCCCCCTCCAGCGGCCCAGGAGCTGTACTCTATCCTGGACGACTACACAGAGAAGTACACCACCGAGTGGCAGAGCAAGAACCTGCGCCAGTCCACCAAG AGTGTTCGTCCTCCGAGGCCCAGGCCCCCGTCTCAgcgccccgcccccaccccgaGCCCCGCCCTCAACAACACCTATAGCCCCGCCCCCAGCTCCACCTATAGCCCCGCCCCCAGCTCCACCTATATCCCCACACCCATCGtgggccccgcccccacccagTGGGCTGAAG ATGTGAAACCATCTCTCTACCCCAGCGTGTCTGCCTTCCAAACTGAGAGTGCAG cccccagcagaGGGGCGGGCGGCCCCCCCGTGGTCGTCACGGCGATGCACGCCTTCGCCGGCCAGCAGCCCGGAGACCTGAGCTTCAGCGTGGGCGACAAGATCACCGTGACGACCAAGACGGAGTCGCAGTACGACTGGTGGGAGGGCCAGCTGCACGGCCGCGTCGGGATCTTCCCCGCCAACTTTGTGTCCTtcagctga
- the sh3yl1 gene encoding SH3 domain-containing YSC84-like protein 1 isoform X2, whose amino-acid sequence MRKAAKILRDFTQISNRNGPDKLIPAHVIAKAEGLAIISVIKAGFMITARGGSGIVIARLPDGRWSAPSAMGIAGLGGGFEIGVEVSDLIVILNYRRAIEAFAKGGNLTLGGNCTVAVGPMGRNIEADVALRSTAAVFTYCRSRGLFAGVSLEGSCLIERRETNRKFYSQDIRPLAILSGEVEPPPAAQELYSILDDYTEKYTTEWQSKNLRQSTKSVRPPRPRPPSQRPAPTPSPALNNTYSPAPSSTYSPAPSSTYIPTPIVGPAPTQWAEDVKPSLYPSVSAFQTESAAPSRGAGGPPVVVTAMHAFAGQQPGDLSFSVGDKITVTTKTESQYDWWEGQLHGRVGIFPANFVSFS is encoded by the exons ATGAGGAAGGCCGCAAAAATCCTGCGGGATTTCACCCAGATTTCCAACCGCAACGGACCGGACAAGCTCATCCCAG CCCATGTGATCGCCAAGGCGGAGGGTTTGGCCATTATTTCGGTCATCAAGGCGGGGTTCATGATCACGGCTCGAGGGGGCAGCGGCATCGTCATCGCACGACTACCTGATgggc gatgGTCTGCTCCTTCAGCTATGGGCATCGCAGGTCTTGGTGGCGGGTTCGAGATCGGAGTTGAG GTGTCAGATCTGATCGTCATCCTGAACTACAGGCGTGCCATCGAAGCCTTCGCCAAGGGGGGAAACCTGACGCTGGGGGGgaactgcactgtggctgtggggccTATGGGCCG gaacATCGAGGCAGACGTGGCTTTGCGCAGCACGGCTGCCGTGTTTACGTACTGTCGATCTCGCGGGCTGTTCGCCGGCGTCTCTCTGGAAGGATCCTGTCTCATCGAGCGCCgggaaacaaacaggaa GTTTTACTCCCAGGATATCCGGCCGCTGGCCATCCTGAGTGGGGAGGTGGAGCCCCCTCCAGCGGCCCAGGAGCTGTACTCTATCCTGGACGACTACACAGAGAAGTACACCACCGAGTGGCAGAGCAAGAACCTGCGCCAGTCCACCAAG AGTGTTCGTCCTCCGAGGCCCAGGCCCCCGTCTCAgcgccccgcccccaccccgaGCCCCGCCCTCAACAACACCTATAGCCCCGCCCCCAGCTCCACCTATAGCCCCGCCCCCAGCTCCACCTATATCCCCACACCCATCGtgggccccgcccccacccagTGGGCTGAAG ATGTGAAACCATCTCTCTACCCCAGCGTGTCTGCCTTCCAAACTGAGAGTGCAG cccccagcagaGGGGCGGGCGGCCCCCCCGTGGTCGTCACGGCGATGCACGCCTTCGCCGGCCAGCAGCCCGGAGACCTGAGCTTCAGCGTGGGCGACAAGATCACCGTGACGACCAAGACGGAGTCGCAGTACGACTGGTGGGAGGGCCAGCTGCACGGCCGCGTCGGGATCTTCCCCGCCAACTTTGTGTCCTtcagctga